A region from the Blautia faecicola genome encodes:
- a CDS encoding HNH endonuclease: protein MNKEIYVFELHPREYGFSKSKKGWEKKFPPLSRKSQFKYTFRADKSMISVYRQRAKQMHVDCHAYKREYARNNTYRKKFMEKHPPIAGRYRCWYCGKRCRNITVDHIYPVKQVQTDERLQRKLKRKGIRNVNDEKNLAFCCEKCNKKKGKTIGNYPRKAAFGKHEMYWVLVGIVRIFIILIVIGLCLCFLKPNTAVGQFLVDLFRKIKIS from the coding sequence ATGAATAAGGAGATATATGTTTTTGAACTGCATCCAAGGGAATATGGATTTTCAAAATCAAAAAAGGGATGGGAAAAGAAATTCCCTCCGCTCTCACGAAAAAGTCAATTCAAGTATACTTTTCGTGCTGATAAAAGTATGATATCTGTATACCGGCAACGTGCGAAACAGATGCATGTGGATTGTCATGCCTATAAGCGTGAGTATGCGCGCAACAATACCTATAGAAAAAAATTTATGGAAAAGCATCCTCCAATTGCAGGAAGGTATCGTTGTTGGTATTGTGGGAAAAGATGCAGAAATATTACAGTTGATCATATTTATCCGGTAAAGCAAGTTCAGACAGATGAACGGTTGCAAAGAAAGCTAAAGAGAAAAGGAATACGGAATGTAAATGATGAAAAGAATCTGGCTTTTTGCTGTGAGAAATGCAATAAAAAGAAAGGAAAAACTATTGGGAATTATCCGAGAAAAGCCGCTTTTGGGAAACATGAAATGTATTGGGTATTAGTTGGTATCGTTCGTATATTTATAATACTTATAGTCATAGGATTGTGTTTGTGCTTTTTAAAGCCTAATACAGCAGTGGGACAATTTCTTGTCGATTTGTTCCGGAAAATAAAAATCAGTTAG
- a CDS encoding response regulator transcription factor: MAKTLQTIMIVDETSETSKYFIEVSAEVSQLNTIGIFFSYTEAIAFVANNAVDLIVFDIMLENALEAASLLQEICPSAFRIVLLNSLCDPSRLIRAIQLEADAYLMKPFHITSLRNRCRDLLFVAEHFLEKKTVVVQTFLTFAVLVNGEEISLRGKAKEILAYLIWKHGAFAGRQEIESVVWPEKEFDTNRQHNTYYNAIKRLEESLNAAGISDLLKRTPTGCSLDTDMITRCDYYEWESSSSVHYDWNDFLIEFSWSDNFKNQFNVNKERSIHER, from the coding sequence ATGGCAAAAACACTGCAAACCATCATGATTGTAGATGAAACATCCGAAACTTCAAAATATTTCATAGAAGTGTCTGCTGAAGTATCGCAGCTTAACACGATCGGTATCTTTTTTTCATATACGGAAGCAATCGCATTTGTTGCAAATAATGCTGTAGATCTGATCGTATTTGATATTATGCTGGAAAATGCCCTGGAAGCTGCATCTCTTCTTCAGGAAATATGTCCATCTGCTTTTCGTATCGTATTGTTAAATTCTTTATGTGATCCGTCCAGGCTTATAAGGGCAATCCAACTGGAAGCCGATGCCTATCTTATGAAACCGTTCCATATAACATCCCTACGAAACAGATGTAGAGATCTACTTTTTGTGGCCGAACATTTTCTGGAAAAGAAAACGGTCGTCGTCCAGACATTTCTCACGTTTGCAGTCCTTGTCAACGGTGAGGAAATCTCTCTTCGAGGAAAGGCTAAGGAAATCCTTGCCTATCTGATCTGGAAACATGGGGCATTCGCCGGACGCCAGGAAATTGAATCTGTTGTATGGCCGGAAAAAGAATTTGACACCAACCGGCAGCATAATACCTATTACAATGCAATCAAGAGATTAGAAGAAAGTCTGAACGCTGCGGGAATATCCGATTTATTAAAACGCACACCGACCGGCTGTTCCTTGGATACCGATATGATCACTCGATGTGACTATTATGAGTGGGAGAGCAGTAGTAGTGTCCATTATGACTGGAACGATTTCCTTATTGAATTTTCCTGGTCTGATAATTTCAAAAATCAATTCAACGTTAATAAAGAAAGGAGTATCCATGAAAGATAG
- a CDS encoding recombinase family protein, whose translation MIYAYASTLNARGRLSSQKTAIKTRYPRGTVMLGEVLSADTAGAPGPEMKKILDRIQPGDTFVATEVRRLAREKEDAWNIYVFLISSDIHTAFLSNPFLDSRIVKESYDTYSSLLATPISIKDFLEKDVFIRNLFDYQFDKFDIAVENRKAGRLASGLMKDPDEPFITKGTTYVTSRFDECKDFIVANSTYFDGDMNDKTLLSHLTIGRDTYYKYKKILLKERMKNFQEENVKDK comes from the coding sequence ATGATATATGCTTATGCTTCTACTTTAAATGCTCGTGGACGTCTTTCATCTCAGAAAACAGCTATAAAAACAAGATATCCCCGTGGAACAGTTATGCTTGGAGAAGTTCTCTCCGCTGATACTGCCGGTGCGCCAGGACCGGAGATGAAAAAGATCCTTGACCGGATCCAGCCGGGAGATACCTTTGTTGCAACAGAAGTTCGTAGGTTAGCCAGGGAAAAAGAAGATGCCTGGAATATATATGTATTTTTGATTTCGTCAGATATTCATACTGCATTCTTGTCGAACCCATTTCTTGATAGCAGGATTGTAAAGGAAAGTTATGATACCTACTCTTCTCTTCTTGCGACGCCTATCAGTATCAAAGATTTTCTTGAGAAGGATGTTTTCATCCGCAATCTTTTTGATTATCAATTTGATAAATTCGATATTGCTGTCGAAAATCGAAAAGCAGGACGTCTGGCGAGTGGTTTAATGAAGGATCCGGATGAACCTTTCATTACAAAGGGAACCACTTATGTCACATCCCGATTTGATGAGTGCAAGGATTTTATTGTTGCAAACAGCACTTACTTCGATGGAGATATGAACGATAAGACACTACTCTCCCACCTGACTATTGGCCGTGATACGTACTATAAGTATAAAAAAATCCTTCTTAAAGAAAGAATGAAAAATTTCCAAGAAGAAAATGTTAAAGACAAATAG